From Candidatus Nitricoxidivorans perseverans, the proteins below share one genomic window:
- a CDS encoding DUF2784 domain-containing protein, which translates to MDDLLNQQPPARMVAGALAHLARHMETGCPRSAHLAAMLLERVANDHEADDHLRRHAQARGAPTTRRYSIAQPRCPIASKCSKNATAGGWLTIRPMSHWSAEGVNYPLLADAVLLFHLAFILFVVFGALLVWRFPRLVWLHLPAAVWGAAIEISGRVCPLTPLENHLRRMNGETGYRGGFIEHYLLSVIYPHALTREMQIAMGIGVVLINAAAYALLMRRRNRLPSDPR; encoded by the coding sequence ATGGACGACCTGCTGAATCAGCAACCCCCCGCCCGCATGGTGGCCGGCGCGCTGGCCCACCTGGCGCGCCACATGGAAACCGGCTGCCCGCGTTCCGCGCATCTGGCGGCGATGCTGCTGGAGCGGGTTGCGAACGACCACGAGGCCGACGACCATTTGCGCCGCCATGCGCAAGCTCGCGGCGCGCCGACTACGCGACGGTATTCGATCGCGCAGCCGCGTTGTCCAATCGCGTCGAAATGCTCGAAGAACGCAACGGCGGGAGGCTGGCTTACAATTCGCCCGATGTCTCACTGGAGTGCCGAAGGCGTGAATTACCCGTTGCTGGCCGATGCGGTGCTGCTGTTCCACCTGGCCTTCATCCTGTTCGTCGTGTTCGGCGCCTTGCTGGTCTGGCGCTTCCCGCGCCTCGTCTGGCTGCACCTGCCGGCGGCGGTCTGGGGCGCGGCGATCGAAATCAGCGGCCGCGTCTGCCCGCTCACGCCGCTGGAAAACCATTTGCGCCGGATGAACGGCGAGACCGGCTATCGTGGCGGTTTCATCGAGCACTACCTGCTGTCCGTCATCTATCCGCACGCGCTGACGCGCGAGATGCAGATCGCCATGGGCATCGGCGTCGTCCTCATCAACGCGGCCGCCTACGCGCTCCTGATGCGCCGCCGGAACCGGCTGCCCTCCGACCCTCGCTGA
- the dmeF gene encoding CDF family Co(II)/Ni(II) efflux transporter DmeF has protein sequence MEPHLPLHDLRRWQHSHDFSTDAEVRAERRTRWVVALTLATMAVELAAGWLTGSMALLADGWHMASHATALGLAVFAYRFARRHATDARFTFGTGKVTALAGYSSAALLGAIAAWMAWESSSRLFVPVAIHYAEAMAIAVFGLAVNLASARLLDHDHDHDHGHHHDDHGHRHDHDHVDHNLRAAYLHVLADALTSLLAIAALAGGMLFGWRFLDPLMGIVGALVVGRWAWGLARDSAGVLLDAEDHGAAEADIRRIIESEPDHEVADLHLWRIGPTSRACILSLVTHSPHPVEHYRERLSGVAGIEHLTVEIRQCHDDRCLRR, from the coding sequence ATGGAACCGCATCTTCCGCTCCACGATCTGCGCCGCTGGCAGCATTCGCATGATTTCAGCACCGACGCCGAGGTTCGCGCCGAGCGCCGCACGCGCTGGGTGGTGGCCCTGACGCTGGCGACCATGGCGGTGGAGTTGGCGGCCGGCTGGCTGACCGGCTCGATGGCGCTGCTGGCCGACGGCTGGCATATGGCGAGCCATGCCACCGCGCTGGGGCTCGCCGTCTTCGCCTACCGCTTCGCGCGTCGGCACGCGACCGACGCGCGCTTCACCTTCGGCACCGGCAAGGTGACGGCGCTGGCGGGCTATTCGAGCGCGGCGCTCCTCGGCGCCATCGCGGCCTGGATGGCCTGGGAATCGTCCAGCCGCCTGTTCGTCCCCGTCGCCATCCATTACGCGGAAGCGATGGCCATCGCCGTGTTCGGGCTCGCGGTAAACCTGGCGAGCGCGCGGCTGCTCGACCACGACCACGATCACGATCACGGCCATCACCATGACGATCACGGCCATCGCCACGACCACGATCATGTCGACCACAACCTGCGGGCCGCCTACCTGCACGTGCTCGCGGACGCGCTGACCTCGCTGCTGGCCATCGCCGCGCTCGCCGGCGGCATGCTGTTCGGCTGGCGCTTCCTTGATCCGCTGATGGGCATCGTCGGCGCACTCGTGGTGGGCCGCTGGGCCTGGGGGCTGGCGCGGGACAGTGCCGGCGTACTGCTCGACGCCGAGGACCACGGCGCGGCGGAGGCCGATATCCGGCGGATTATCGAATCGGAGCCGGACCACGAGGTGGCCGATCTGCACCTGTGGCGCATCGGCCCGACCAGCCGCGCCTGCATCCTCTCGCTCGTCACCCACTCGCCGCATCCCGTGGAGCACTACCGCGAGCGGCTATCCGGCGTCGCCGGCATCGAACATCTGACGGTCGAGATTCGCCAGTGCCACGACGACCGCTGCCTGCGCAGATAG
- a CDS encoding response regulator translates to MKLLLAEDDPMIGTSMARGLKLAGFVVDWVRDGRAARTALESGDYNLLLLDLGLPVLDGVSLLKELRRNGRAIPVLVVTARDAVADRISGLNLGADDYLTKPFDLDELIARVHALQRRFLGRTQPEMRMGTLTVNPLSREAALDGRPLNLSQREFSLLSALIEKPGAVLSREQLEGRLYGWEEEVSSNAVEVHLHNLRRKLGTDWIRNVRGVGYKLVEPSP, encoded by the coding sequence ATGAAGCTCCTCCTGGCCGAAGACGATCCCATGATCGGCACCAGCATGGCGCGAGGCCTGAAACTCGCCGGTTTTGTCGTGGATTGGGTGCGCGACGGTCGCGCCGCTCGCACGGCGCTGGAGTCCGGCGACTACAACCTGTTGTTGCTCGATCTCGGACTGCCGGTTCTCGACGGCGTCTCCCTCCTGAAGGAATTGCGCCGCAACGGCCGCGCCATCCCTGTTTTGGTGGTGACCGCGCGTGACGCCGTGGCGGATCGCATTTCCGGCCTCAACCTCGGTGCCGACGACTACCTGACCAAACCCTTCGACCTGGATGAATTGATCGCCCGGGTGCACGCCCTGCAACGACGGTTCCTGGGGCGAACGCAACCGGAAATGCGCATGGGGACGCTGACAGTCAACCCGCTCAGCCGCGAGGCGGCGCTCGACGGCCGCCCGCTCAACTTGTCGCAGCGTGAGTTTTCCCTGCTGTCGGCACTGATCGAAAAACCGGGCGCCGTGCTCTCGCGCGAACAACTGGAAGGCCGCCTCTACGGCTGGGAGGAAGAGGTGTCCAGCAACGCCGTCGAGGTGCATCTGCACAATCTGCGCCGCAAGCTGGGCACGGACTGGATACGCAACGTGCGCGGCGTCGGATACAAGCTGGTGGAACCCTCACCATGA
- a CDS encoding ATP-binding protein produces MNSIRNHLLVWQISALLVTGLLVSVITYLLAWDAFNRIRDNGLEQIAYSIVRHGIEYDNNEEVRNDRGQFVSQIWAADGSLIFSSMDDIGPTPQPPGLHVVDWNSAEWRVYSLKEGGLTVQVATTSASRARKFMAIAPWLLIPFAVLIVVLGLFIRAAVGRALAPLENLRGEIGRRSASSLRALDGWDMPEEVAPLVATLNELLARLDVALAAQRRFIADAAHELRTPLAAVKLQAQIVRRSEGESEREIAQEQLENGVDRAAHLVEQLLRMARLEPSASQSEVAPPFVPIALDALAKQVVADYSAQAEARDIDLGIGSCVPLTVPGQADSLRMMLGNLVDNAVRYTPAGGRVDVDARQEADSAVLSVSDNGPGIPAAERERVFDRFHRLAGADMPGSGLGLAIARQVATLHGGRIELADAPGGGLIARVALPLQG; encoded by the coding sequence ATGAATTCCATCCGCAACCACCTTCTGGTCTGGCAGATCAGCGCCCTGCTGGTAACCGGGCTCCTGGTCAGTGTGATCACCTATCTGCTGGCCTGGGACGCTTTCAACCGCATCCGCGACAACGGCCTGGAGCAGATCGCCTATTCCATCGTGCGCCACGGCATCGAGTACGACAACAACGAGGAAGTGCGCAACGACCGCGGCCAGTTCGTCAGCCAGATATGGGCGGCCGACGGCAGCCTGATTTTCTCGTCCATGGACGACATCGGACCGACGCCGCAGCCGCCGGGGCTGCATGTGGTCGACTGGAATAGTGCGGAATGGCGGGTCTATTCCCTCAAAGAGGGCGGACTGACCGTCCAGGTGGCGACCACCTCCGCCAGCCGGGCGCGCAAGTTCATGGCCATCGCGCCCTGGCTTCTGATTCCCTTCGCGGTGCTGATCGTGGTGCTGGGCCTGTTCATCCGCGCAGCCGTGGGACGCGCCCTCGCCCCGCTGGAAAATTTGCGCGGCGAAATCGGCCGGCGCAGCGCGTCGAGTTTGCGCGCCCTCGACGGCTGGGATATGCCGGAGGAAGTCGCTCCCTTGGTGGCGACGCTGAACGAGTTGCTCGCCCGCCTGGATGTCGCGTTGGCGGCGCAGCGCCGCTTCATCGCCGACGCGGCGCACGAACTGCGTACGCCGCTGGCGGCGGTCAAGCTGCAAGCCCAGATCGTCCGCCGTTCGGAGGGCGAGAGCGAGCGCGAGATCGCACAGGAGCAACTCGAGAACGGCGTGGACCGGGCCGCGCACCTGGTCGAACAGCTTCTGCGCATGGCGCGGCTAGAACCCTCGGCAAGCCAGTCGGAAGTCGCGCCGCCATTTGTCCCGATCGCCCTGGATGCGCTGGCCAAGCAGGTGGTGGCGGACTATTCCGCCCAGGCCGAGGCGCGCGACATCGATCTCGGCATCGGATCATGCGTTCCCCTGACCGTGCCCGGCCAGGCCGACAGCCTGCGCATGATGCTGGGCAACCTGGTCGACAACGCCGTGCGCTATACCCCGGCGGGCGGGCGGGTGGATGTGGACGCGAGGCAGGAAGCGGACAGCGCCGTCCTGAGCGTTTCCGACAACGGTCCGGGCATTCCGGCGGCGGAACGCGAACGGGTGTTCGACCGATTCCACCGCCTGGCCGGCGCCGACATGCCGGGCAGCGGGCTCGGCTTGGCCATCGCCAGGCAGGTCGCGACCCTGCACGGCGGCCGGATCGAACTGGCGGATGCGCCCGGCGGCGGCCTCATTGCAAGGGTGGCGTTGCCGCTACAGGGTTGA
- a CDS encoding O-succinylhomoserine sulfhydrylase — MTVDGEFDPATLAVRAGQRRSQFGEHSEALYLTSSYVFESAAQAAARFSGAEAGMVYARFSNPTVAMMQERLAALEGAEGCIATASGMSAILSSAMALLSAGDHVVAARSIFGATQQLFGNILSRFGVETVFVAGTRPEDFRAAMRPNTKLMFIETPSNPLTEVFDIAALAAIAHEGGALLAVDNCFCSPILQRPLDLGADLVIHSATKYLDGQGRVLGGAVCGPKALTEKVFQFLRTAGPTISPFNAWVILKGLETLNIRMAAHSANALELAKRLEAHTKVARVFYPGLPSHPQHALAMRQQKTGGGILSFEVKGGREEAWRVVDHCRLLSITANLGDTKTTLTHPASTTHGRITPEARFDAGITEGILRVAVGLESVDDIEADLARGLSTL, encoded by the coding sequence ATGACTGTGGATGGCGAATTCGACCCGGCAACGCTGGCCGTCCGCGCCGGCCAGCGGCGCAGCCAGTTCGGCGAGCATTCCGAGGCGCTGTACCTGACGTCGAGCTACGTCTTCGAGAGCGCCGCGCAGGCGGCGGCCCGCTTCTCGGGCGCCGAGGCGGGCATGGTCTACGCCCGCTTCTCCAATCCGACCGTGGCCATGATGCAGGAGCGCCTGGCCGCGCTCGAAGGCGCGGAGGGCTGCATCGCCACGGCCAGCGGCATGTCGGCCATCCTGTCCTCCGCGATGGCGCTCCTCTCGGCAGGCGACCATGTCGTCGCCGCGCGCAGCATCTTCGGCGCCACCCAGCAGCTCTTCGGCAACATCCTCTCGCGCTTCGGCGTCGAGACCGTGTTCGTCGCCGGCACTCGGCCGGAGGACTTTCGCGCCGCGATGCGGCCCAACACGAAGCTGATGTTCATCGAGACGCCCAGCAATCCTCTCACCGAGGTCTTCGACATCGCCGCCCTGGCGGCCATCGCGCACGAGGGCGGCGCGCTGCTGGCGGTGGACAACTGCTTCTGCTCGCCCATCCTGCAACGGCCGCTCGATCTGGGCGCCGACCTCGTCATCCATTCCGCCACCAAGTACCTCGACGGGCAGGGTCGCGTGCTGGGCGGCGCCGTCTGTGGGCCGAAGGCGCTCACCGAAAAGGTCTTCCAGTTCCTGCGCACCGCCGGCCCGACGATCTCGCCCTTCAACGCATGGGTGATCCTCAAGGGGCTGGAGACGCTGAACATCCGCATGGCCGCCCATTCGGCCAACGCGCTGGAACTGGCGAAGCGCCTGGAGGCGCACACGAAGGTCGCGCGGGTGTTCTATCCCGGCCTGCCCTCCCATCCGCAGCACGCGCTGGCCATGCGCCAGCAGAAGACGGGGGGTGGCATCCTCTCCTTCGAAGTCAAGGGCGGTCGGGAAGAGGCGTGGCGCGTGGTCGACCATTGCAGGCTGCTCTCCATCACCGCCAACCTGGGCGACACCAAGACCACCCTGACACATCCGGCCAGCACCACCCACGGCCGCATTACGCCCGAGGCGCGCTTTGACGCGGGCATCACCGAGGGAATACTGCGCGTCGCCGTCGGCCTAGAATCGGTGGACGACATCGAAGCCGACCTGGCGCGGGGACTGTCAACCCTGTAG
- the purF gene encoding amidophosphoribosyltransferase: MCGILGVVATTAVNQLLYDGLQVLQHRGQDAAGIATAEGGRFHMHKGPGLVRDVFRTRNMRNLAGNWGIGHCRYPTAGSAYNAAEAQPFYVNSPFGLMLAHNGNLTNAEPLKRDMFLQDLRHMNTNSDSEVLLNVLAHELQAASTKYQVDAETIFKAVAGVHRRCRGAYAVVAMIAGYGLLAFRDPCGIRPLIIGKNETPAGTEYLVASESVAIDTLGFKILRDVEPGEAVLIDTQGRFVSRQCAEQTLHAPCIFEFVYLARPDSLMDGISVYETRAKMGEFLAEKIRHTMPHLEIDSVIPIPDSSRHAAMELARRLNLPYREGFVKNRYIGRTFIMPGQATRKKSVRQKLNAISQEFRGKNVLLVDDSIVRGTTSREIILMAREAGARKVYFASASPPVRFANVYGIDMPSKDELIAAFRSDEEIRNEIGADALIYQDLDALRAAVRSINPAVTRFDASCFDGHYITGDVTAEYLEGVETARGKSSRVGIDDGEGGQLDLNLVSGE, encoded by the coding sequence ATGTGTGGCATTCTGGGCGTGGTCGCGACCACGGCGGTAAATCAGCTTCTCTACGACGGCCTGCAGGTGCTCCAGCACCGGGGTCAGGATGCGGCAGGCATCGCCACCGCCGAGGGCGGGCGCTTCCACATGCACAAGGGGCCGGGCCTCGTGCGCGACGTCTTCCGGACGCGCAACATGCGCAATCTCGCCGGCAACTGGGGCATCGGGCACTGCCGCTATCCGACGGCCGGCTCCGCCTACAACGCCGCCGAGGCGCAGCCCTTCTACGTGAATTCACCCTTCGGCCTGATGCTGGCGCACAACGGCAACCTGACCAACGCCGAGCCGCTCAAACGGGACATGTTCCTGCAGGACCTACGGCACATGAACACCAACTCCGATTCGGAGGTGCTGCTCAACGTTCTCGCCCACGAGCTTCAGGCGGCATCCACGAAATATCAGGTCGATGCCGAGACAATCTTCAAGGCAGTGGCCGGCGTGCATCGGCGCTGCAGGGGCGCCTACGCCGTGGTGGCCATGATCGCCGGCTACGGCCTGCTGGCTTTTCGCGATCCCTGCGGCATTCGGCCGCTGATCATCGGCAAGAACGAGACGCCGGCTGGAACGGAATACCTCGTGGCCTCCGAGAGCGTCGCCATCGACACACTCGGCTTCAAGATCCTGCGCGACGTCGAACCGGGCGAGGCGGTGCTGATCGATACCCAGGGCCGTTTCGTCAGCCGCCAGTGCGCCGAGCAGACCCTGCACGCCCCCTGCATCTTCGAGTTCGTCTACCTCGCCCGTCCGGACTCCCTGATGGACGGTATTTCCGTCTACGAGACGCGCGCCAAGATGGGCGAGTTCCTGGCGGAAAAGATCCGCCACACCATGCCGCATCTCGAGATCGACTCGGTGATCCCGATTCCCGATTCGAGCCGCCACGCCGCGATGGAACTGGCCCGGCGCCTGAATCTGCCCTACCGCGAGGGTTTCGTGAAGAACCGCTACATCGGCCGCACCTTCATCATGCCCGGCCAGGCGACGCGCAAGAAGTCGGTGCGCCAGAAGCTCAACGCCATCTCGCAGGAGTTCCGCGGCAAGAACGTGCTGCTGGTGGACGACTCCATCGTGCGCGGCACGACCAGCCGGGAGATCATCCTGATGGCCCGCGAGGCCGGCGCCCGCAAGGTCTATTTCGCCTCGGCCAGTCCGCCGGTGCGCTTCGCCAACGTGTATGGCATCGACATGCCGTCGAAAGACGAGCTGATCGCCGCCTTCCGCAGCGACGAGGAGATCCGGAACGAGATCGGCGCCGACGCGCTGATCTACCAGGACCTCGATGCCCTCAGGGCGGCGGTGCGGAGCATCAATCCCGCCGTCACCCGGTTCGACGCCTCCTGCTTCGACGGCCACTACATCACCGGCGACGTGACGGCCGAATATCTGGAAGGCGTCGAGACGGCGCGCGGCAAGTCGTCCAGGGTCGGCATCGACGACGGCGAGGGCGGCCAGTTGGACCTCAATCTCGTGAGCGGGGAGTGA
- a CDS encoding CvpA family protein — MTAFDIAVLGVVAASLLLGLWRGVVSEILALAAWVAGFIAGRALAPDVAAMLGGLVADATLRYAAGFAAVFVGVLIVFSIGRLALALMLRAVGLGLVDRFFGAVFGIGRGALIAFIAVLLGGMTALPKETWWREAVLAPPLETAAIAARPWLPPEMARRIRYR; from the coding sequence GTGACCGCCTTCGATATCGCGGTACTGGGCGTGGTTGCCGCCTCTCTGCTACTGGGGCTGTGGCGCGGCGTGGTCAGCGAGATTCTGGCGCTGGCGGCATGGGTGGCGGGGTTTATTGCGGGGCGGGCACTGGCGCCCGATGTGGCGGCGATGCTCGGCGGACTGGTGGCCGACGCCACATTGCGTTACGCGGCGGGTTTTGCCGCCGTGTTCGTCGGCGTGCTGATCGTGTTCAGCATAGGCCGCCTGGCGCTGGCGCTGATGCTGCGGGCCGTCGGCCTCGGTCTGGTGGATCGTTTTTTTGGCGCCGTGTTCGGCATCGGACGTGGTGCGTTGATCGCTTTCATCGCCGTGTTGTTGGGCGGCATGACGGCGTTGCCGAAAGAGACCTGGTGGCGCGAGGCGGTCCTCGCGCCACCGCTGGAAACGGCGGCGATCGCGGCCAGGCCGTGGCTGCCGCCGGAAATGGCAAGGCGGATACGTTACAGGTGA
- a CDS encoding SPOR domain-containing protein gives MAQSCPTPDASPDAQLELKKRARRRLVGAAALALLAAIVLPMVMDHEPKQPAQDIQIRIPSQDRQDGGGFTSRILPAKPAATPLPPVESVAEAPPPPPKAEEARSAVPGADSAGEQWAVQLGAYKDAGNVRMLTAKIRQMGLPSYTEEFESPQGVRTRVRAGPFPSRDAAEKAQARIRAIGVSGPVAPK, from the coding sequence ATGGCGCAATCCTGCCCAACGCCTGATGCATCCCCCGACGCGCAGCTCGAACTGAAGAAGCGCGCGCGCCGGCGCCTGGTCGGCGCCGCGGCTCTCGCCCTGCTCGCGGCGATCGTGTTGCCCATGGTCATGGATCACGAGCCGAAGCAACCGGCCCAGGATATCCAGATCCGCATCCCCAGCCAGGATCGCCAGGACGGCGGCGGTTTCACGTCGCGCATCCTGCCCGCCAAGCCGGCCGCAACGCCGTTGCCGCCGGTCGAGTCGGTGGCCGAAGCCCCACCACCCCCCCCCAAGGCCGAAGAGGCGCGGTCGGCAGTCCCGGGCGCGGATTCCGCGGGTGAGCAATGGGCCGTGCAACTGGGCGCTTACAAGGATGCCGGCAACGTCAGGATGCTGACCGCCAAGATCAGGCAGATGGGCCTGCCGTCCTATACGGAAGAATTCGAGTCGCCGCAAGGCGTGCGCACGCGGGTTCGCGCCGGCCCCTTTCCATCGCGCGACGCCGCGGAAAAGGCCCAGGCCAGGATCAGGGCGATCGGCGTTAGCGGGCCTGTAGCGCCGAAGTGA
- the folC gene encoding bifunctional tetrahydrofolate synthase/dihydrofolate synthase — MNLQEWLAFIERQHARPIALGLDRVSKVKEALGQGQTCPVILVGGTNGKGSACAMLERILLCAGYRVGLYTSPHLLSYNERVRVNGRPADDAALCEGFARVEAARGDVPLTYFEFGTLAAWEVFVARPLDAIILEVGLGGRLDATNLYESDVAIVTSIDFDHMDYLGATREEIGFEKAGIFRGLRPAVCGDADPPQSLLERAWSIGADLQVIGEDFGFIRDAGQWQYWGRGGRKGDLAFPALRGGGQLSNAACVLTALDLLWQRLPVALGDIRRGLAEVDLPGRFQMVPASPGWPTVVLDVAHNPQAARVLADSLGEMAGHPATWAVFGMLRDKDIAGVVRAVRHRIDRWLPCQLPVPRAASAEEVAAILASEGVTGPLPTFPSPAAALAYARENAGGGDRIVAFGSFLTVAGVYGAILPNA; from the coding sequence ATGAACCTCCAGGAGTGGCTGGCGTTCATCGAGCGCCAGCATGCCCGGCCGATCGCGCTGGGACTGGATCGGGTGAGCAAGGTCAAGGAGGCGCTCGGCCAGGGGCAAACCTGCCCCGTGATCCTCGTGGGCGGCACCAACGGCAAGGGTTCCGCCTGCGCCATGCTGGAGCGCATCCTCCTGTGCGCCGGCTACCGCGTCGGCCTCTACACGTCCCCACACCTGCTCTCCTACAACGAGCGCGTGCGCGTCAATGGACGGCCGGCGGACGATGCGGCGCTGTGTGAAGGCTTTGCCCGCGTGGAGGCCGCACGGGGCGACGTGCCGCTGACCTACTTCGAGTTCGGCACGCTGGCGGCGTGGGAAGTGTTCGTCGCTCGGCCGCTCGACGCGATCATCCTCGAAGTTGGCCTCGGCGGCCGGCTTGACGCGACCAACCTCTACGAATCGGATGTGGCCATCGTCACGAGCATCGACTTCGATCACATGGACTACCTCGGCGCGACGAGGGAGGAGATCGGCTTCGAGAAGGCCGGCATCTTCCGCGGCCTGCGTCCCGCCGTCTGCGGCGACGCCGACCCGCCGCAATCGCTGCTTGAGCGTGCGTGGTCCATCGGCGCGGACTTGCAGGTCATCGGCGAAGACTTCGGCTTCATTCGCGATGCCGGCCAATGGCAATACTGGGGGCGCGGCGGCAGGAAGGGCGACCTGGCCTTCCCGGCGCTGCGCGGCGGCGGCCAGCTGTCCAACGCCGCCTGCGTGCTGACCGCCCTGGATCTTTTGTGGCAGCGCCTGCCGGTCGCCCTGGGCGATATCCGCCGGGGTCTCGCGGAGGTTGATCTGCCCGGCCGCTTCCAGATGGTGCCGGCCTCGCCCGGATGGCCGACGGTGGTGCTCGACGTCGCCCACAATCCGCAGGCGGCGCGGGTGCTGGCCGACAGCCTCGGGGAGATGGCCGGCCATCCGGCGACCTGGGCGGTGTTCGGCATGCTGCGCGACAAGGACATCGCCGGCGTGGTGCGCGCCGTCCGGCATCGCATCGACCGCTGGCTGCCCTGCCAGCTTCCCGTGCCGCGCGCGGCGAGTGCCGAGGAAGTGGCGGCGATTCTGGCATCGGAAGGCGTGACCGGGCCACTGCCGACGTTTCCGTCGCCTGCGGCGGCTCTCGCCTATGCGCGGGAGAATGCGGGCGGCGGTGATAGAATCGTCGCCTTCGGATCGTTTCTGACAGTAGCCGGAGTATATGGCGCAATCCTGCCCAACGCCTGA
- the accD gene encoding acetyl-CoA carboxylase, carboxyltransferase subunit beta, whose amino-acid sequence MSWLQKLLPPKIKRAEGVKKSIPEGLWCKCPACEAVLYSMDLENNQSVCPKCGHHHRIGARTRLDLLLDPEGRFEIGAEVAPMDPLKFKDGKRYPDRLAAAFADTGETDAMVVMQGTIKTVPAMIACFEFEFMGGSMGSVVGEKFVRGVRAAIEQQIPFICITASGGARMQEGLFSLMQMAKTSAAVTQLAQKRLPFITLLTDPTMGGVSASFVFMGDVVIAEPGALIGFAGPRVIEQTVREKLPEGFQRAEFLLEKGAIDMIVDRRQMRERLASILTLLQRLPAASG is encoded by the coding sequence ATGAGCTGGCTTCAAAAACTGCTGCCGCCGAAGATCAAGCGGGCGGAAGGCGTCAAGAAATCCATTCCCGAGGGTCTCTGGTGCAAGTGCCCCGCCTGCGAGGCGGTGCTCTATAGCATGGACCTGGAGAACAATCAGAGCGTTTGCCCCAAGTGCGGCCACCACCACAGGATCGGCGCGCGCACCCGCCTCGACCTGCTGCTCGATCCGGAAGGCCGCTTTGAGATCGGCGCCGAGGTGGCGCCGATGGATCCTCTGAAGTTCAAGGACGGCAAGCGCTACCCGGATCGCCTGGCGGCGGCCTTCGCCGACACCGGCGAGACGGATGCCATGGTGGTGATGCAAGGCACCATCAAGACGGTGCCGGCGATGATCGCCTGCTTCGAGTTCGAGTTCATGGGCGGCTCGATGGGCTCCGTGGTGGGCGAAAAATTCGTGCGCGGCGTGCGCGCCGCCATCGAGCAGCAGATTCCCTTCATCTGCATCACCGCATCGGGCGGCGCCCGCATGCAGGAGGGACTGTTCTCCCTGATGCAGATGGCCAAGACCTCGGCGGCCGTCACACAGCTGGCGCAGAAACGGCTGCCCTTCATCACCTTGCTGACCGACCCGACCATGGGCGGCGTTTCGGCCTCCTTCGTCTTCATGGGCGACGTGGTGATCGCCGAACCCGGCGCCCTGATCGGCTTCGCCGGCCCGCGCGTCATCGAACAGACGGTGCGAGAGAAGTTGCCCGAGGGCTTCCAGCGTGCGGAGTTCCTGCTGGAGAAAGGCGCCATCGACATGATCGTTGACCGGCGCCAGATGCGGGAGCGCTTGGCTTCCATACTGACGCTCCTGCAACGTCTTCCTGCCGCAAGCGGATGA
- the trpA gene encoding tryptophan synthase subunit alpha, protein MSRIAATFRKLKAQGSHGKRAALIPFITAGDPEPGLTLPLMRALVEGGADIIELGVPFSDPMADGPTIQRASERALAFGMSLKTVLALVHEFRKQDDATPVVLMGYANPIEAYGPEELVSDAAAVGVDGVLVVDYPPEECAEFAAMLKRHGLDPIFLLAPTSTEKRFAEVAQIGSGYIYYVSLKGVTGAGHLDLAEVARRIPAIREKVGMPVGVGFGIRDGASAARIGAVADAVVIGSRIIEEIENGSAAEAPARVATLLRGFRAAMDGKENTP, encoded by the coding sequence ATGTCGCGCATCGCCGCTACTTTCAGGAAGCTCAAGGCCCAGGGCTCCCACGGGAAAAGGGCGGCGCTCATTCCCTTCATCACCGCCGGCGACCCTGAGCCGGGCCTCACGCTGCCGCTGATGCGCGCGCTGGTCGAGGGTGGCGCGGACATCATCGAACTGGGCGTGCCGTTCTCCGACCCGATGGCCGACGGGCCGACGATCCAGCGGGCCTCCGAGCGGGCGCTGGCCTTCGGCATGAGCCTGAAGACGGTGCTGGCGCTGGTGCACGAGTTCCGCAAGCAGGATGACGCCACGCCCGTCGTGCTGATGGGCTACGCCAATCCGATCGAGGCCTACGGCCCCGAAGAACTCGTCTCCGATGCGGCGGCCGTCGGTGTCGACGGTGTGCTGGTGGTCGACTATCCGCCGGAGGAATGCGCCGAATTCGCGGCCATGCTGAAGCGGCACGGCCTCGACCCCATCTTCCTGCTGGCGCCCACCTCCACCGAGAAGCGTTTCGCCGAAGTCGCGCAGATCGGCAGCGGCTACATCTATTATGTGTCGCTCAAGGGCGTCACCGGCGCCGGGCATCTCGATCTGGCCGAGGTGGCGCGGCGAATCCCGGCCATCCGCGAGAAGGTGGGCATGCCCGTGGGCGTCGGCTTCGGCATCCGCGACGGGGCTTCCGCCGCACGCATCGGCGCGGTAGCCGACGCGGTGGTCATCGGCTCGCGCATCATCGAGGAAATCGAAAACGGCTCGGCAGCCGAGGCGCCGGCGCGGGTGGCGACCCTGCTGCGCGGCTTCCGTGCCGCCATGGACGGAAAGGAAAACACCCCATGA